The Roseomonas haemaphysalidis genome segment CATCCCCCCCTTGCCCGGCCGCCACGGCGGCGGCACCGTGACAGGCATGAACGTCGTTTCCCCCGCGGCCGCCGCCGGTTTCGAACCTGCTGCCCTGGCCGATGCAGTGGCCTTTGCCCAGGCCCATGACTCTCCCTTTCCGCGTGACATCCGGGCCCATCTGGATGCCGGATACTTCGAGGCACCACCGGACAACGCGGTGCTCGGCACCGTGGTGCCGCGTGGTGCTCCGAACGGCCTGCTGATGCGCGGCGGCGGCCTTGCCGTCCGCTGGGGCGACACGCGGCAGGCGGACATGACCTTCAGCGTCGCCAAGAGCTATCTGGCCCTGCTGGCCGGGATCGCGCTCGGAGACGGGCTGATCGCCGACCTCGACGACACAGTATCCAGCAGCGTCGACGACCCAGCCTTCGCCGGGCCGCGCAACGGCGCCATCACCTGGACCATGCTGCTGAACCAGACCAGCGAATGGGAAGGCACGCTGTTCGGCAAGGCCGACCGTATCGACCGGGGGCGCGACCTGCAGCGCGAGGGCAAGGGCCAGAAGGGCATCGACCGCCCGCTTCAGGCACCCGGCAGCTATTGGGAATACAACGACGTCCGCGTCAACGCGCTGGCCCTGGCCCTCCTGCACCGTTTCCGCCGCCCGCTGCCGGAGGTCTTCGCGGAGCGCCTGATGCGGCCGATGGGCGCCAGCGTCGACTGGCGGTGGGAAGGCTATTCGACCAGTTTCGTTGAGATCGACGGGCAGCGCATGCCGTCCGTGTCCGGCGGCGGCCACTGGGGTGGCGGCGTGGTGACGCATGCCGAGGACCAGGCGCTGATCGGCCAGTTGATGCTCCAGGACGGTCTGTGGGACGGAAAGCGCCTGCTGCCCGCCGGCTGGGTCCGGCGTTGCACCACGCCCTCCGCCCTGCATGGCGACTACGGCCTGTTGTGGTGGCTGAACGCGGGCGGCCGGTATCCCGGCGCCAGCCGCGAAAGCTATTTTGCCCAGGGCGCCGGCGGCAACGTCATCTGGATCGATCCGGCGCATGACGTGGTGGGGGTGTTCCGGTGGCTGGACCCCGCCGCCCTGCCGGAAGCGCTCGCCCGCTTCACCGCCGCCCTCCGCTGACACTGCCTGCCTGGATCAATCCGATGACCGAAGCCGAACTTCACGCCGCCACCCTCAGCATCGACACGCATGTGGACATTCCCTGGCCCGAGCCGCCGGACCCCCGCACCATGACCCGCCGCTGCGTGGACTACCCGAAGATGGAGGCCGGCGGCCTGAATGCCGTGGTGTTCGCCGCCTACCTCCCCCAGGGGCCCTTGACGCCCGAAGCCCACGCCGCGGCCGCCACCCGGGCGGAAGCCATGCTTCGCTCGATCCGCGACACCGCGGCAGGCCCCGGCCGGCGCATCGCCAGCCGGGCGGACGAGGTGGAAGCCGCCTTCCAGGCCGGCGAGACGGCCGTGTTGCTGGCTGTGGAAAACGGCTACGGCCTGGGCGACAGCATCGAGGCGCTGACCCTGTGGCGGGAGCTTGGAATCTGCTACCTGACCCTCACGCACAACGGCCACAACCTGCTGTCGGACTCCGCCATCGCGCTGCCAGCGCTGGGCGATGCGCCGTCCCGGCATGGCGGCCTGTCCGCGTTGGGCCGGGCGGCGGTGGCGCGGATGAATGACCTGGGCATCCTGGTCGACGTGTCGCACGTGGCCAAGACCGGCATGATGCAGGCGGTCGCCCTGTCCCGCACCCCGGTGGTGGCCACGCATACCTGTTGCCGCGCCCTGCGCGACCACCCCCGCAACCTCGACGACGAGCAACTGGATGCCTTGAAGGCATCGGGCGGCCTGGCGCAGATCACCGCCGTGCCGGCCTTTCTGCGCAATGCGGATGGCGACGGGCGGTATCGCGCCAGCGTGACGGATATCGTGGACCACGTGGACTACGCGGTGCGGCGGATCGGCCTGGACCATGTGGGCCTGTCGTCCGACTTCGATGGCGGGGGCGGCGTGGACGGCTGGCGCAACGCGGCCGAAACCGGCAACCTGACGGCCGAGCTGGCGCGTCGCGGCTACGATGCCTCGCAGATCGGCCAGTTGTGGTCCGGCAACTTCCTGCGCCTCATGCGACAGGCCGAGGCGGCGGCGGCCGCCTAATCCGCCAGACGCCGCATCGCAGCGGCGAATTGCCGGGCGATGGCCGACCGCGCGACGTGCCGGCCATCGCGCACCACCTCCCGGCCGCCGACCACGACGCGGCGGACCGGGTTGCCCTGCCCGCTGAACACCCAGGCGTCCAGCAGCGTGTCCCCGGCCAGGCCGGTCAGGGCCGGATGCCCGTCATCGAGTTCCACCAGGTCGCAGCGACAACCGGGCGCGATGGCGCCGATGCGCCGCCCGCTGACCTGCGCGCCGCCCGACAGCGCCGCATCCAGCAGGTTGCGGCCAGGGTGAGGCCGGTTGCCGTCGGTCACCACCGACCGCGTGTGCCGGGCCAGCCTTTGGCTGGTTTCCAGCTGCCGCATCTCGTCGCGCGGCGAGGTTCCGACATGGCTGTCGGTGCCAAAGCCGAAACGGCCGCCGGCCTTCGCCCAGGCCGGGTAGTTGAAGATGCCGTCGCCGAGTGATGCCTCCGTGCTTGGGCACAGGCCGGCCACGCTGCCGGTGCGGGCCAGCGCAGCGGCCTCCGCGTCGGTCATGTGGGTGGCATGGATCAAGCACCAGCGGGCATCCAGCGGCATGTTGTCCAGCAGCCATTGCACCGGGCGCGCACCGGTCGTGGCCTCGCATTCCGCCACCTCCCGCGGCTGCTCCGCGGCATGGATATGGATCGGACCGTCGAAGCGCGAAACCTCGGCGAGCATGCCGGGTGTCACCGCGCGCAGCGAATGCGGCGCCAGCCCGAGGCCGAAGGCCGGGTCGCCGGCCATCGCGCCGCGCACATCCTCGACGATGCGCCAGAAGCCATCGAGGTCATTGAGAAAGCGCTTCTGGCCCGGCGAAGGGTCTTTTCCGAAGATACCGCCGTGCCGGTACAGGCTGGGCAACATGGTGAGGCCAATGCCGGCCTGCCGCGCCGCTTCCAGGTGACGCAGCGCCATCTCGGCCGGCGCGTCATAGGGCGTGCCGTCCGGCTGATGGTGCAGGTAGTGGAATTCGGCGACGCTGGTGAAGCCCCATTCCAGGCATTCCACGTAAAGCTGCGCGGCAACAGCCTGCGCGTCCTCCGGCGTCAGCTTTCGCACGAAGCGGTACATGGTCTGGCGCCATGTCCAGAAGGAGTCCTCGCCACCTTCGGCATCCCGTGCCTCGGACGGCGAGCGCCGTTCACCGAGCCCGGCCATGGCACGCTGGAATGCGTGGGAATGCAGGTTCGGCACGCCGGGAATCACCACACCGCTCAGTCGCTCGGCGCCGTCCGGGTTCTGGCCCGGCACGGCGGACAGGATCATGCCCGAGGGATCGCACGCGATGGCGACATCGGCGGCCCAGCCCCCCGGCAACAGGGCGGAAGCGGCGTGGTATCGCGGCATGGAATCGCTCTCCCCGGCGTAGCACTGGCATCATTTCAGGTTGACTGAGGTTGTCAATACAACCAGCATGGAGGGCATGTCGCTGCTGACCGACCCGACCGCGCCGCGCTACCAGCAGATCAAGGACTTCATCCTTGAACGCATGCGCAGCGGCGAATGGTCGGCCGAGCACCGTGTTCCTTCGGAAAACGAGCTGGTGAAGCTGACCGGCCATTCCCGCGTCACCGTCGGCCGCGCCCTGCGCGAGCTGGCGGATGCGGGGCTGTTGAAGCGGGTGCAGGGCGTCGGCACGTTCGTGGCCGGCGGCCCGCCGCAATCGGCGCTGCTGGAACTGCGCGATATCGCGGAGGACATCGCCGGGCGCGGCCATGTGCATACCGCCATTGTACAGGCCCTGGATTCCAGGACGGCGGACGAGGCCCTGGCGCTCGCCTTTGGCGTCGCCCCGGGCAGCCTGCTGTTCCACAGCCGCTTGGTGCATTGCGAGGATGGCGTGCCCGTGCAGCTGGAAGACCGCCTGGTGAACCCGCTGATCGCCCCCGCCTACCTGCGGCAGGATTTCCGCCGCACCACGCCCTATGCCCACCTGATGGCCGCCGCGCCGGCCGAACGGGTGGAGCATGTGGTGGAAGCGACCCGCGCCGACGCGGCCACCGCCGCCGCGCTGGACATCGACCCCACCGAGCCTTGCCTGCTGATCCACCGCCGGACCTGGTCGCGGCGCATGGTGGCCACGCGGGCCTGGCTGTTCCATCCCGGCAGCCGCTTTCGCCTCGGCGGCGCCTTCTGAAAGAGCCATGAGCATGCAGGATCGTTTCCGCAACGCCCCGGCCATCCGCGCCCCGCGTGGCAACAGCCTTTCCGCCCGCCAATGGACCACCGAGGCGGCGATGCGGATGCTGATGAACAACCTGGACGACGAGGTCGCCGAAAGCCCGGGCGAGCTGGTCGTTTATGGCGGCATCGGCCGCGCCGCGCGCGACTGGGACAGCTACGAGCGCATCATCGGCACCCTCAAGCGGCTGAGCGACACGCAGACGCTGCTGGTGCAGTCCGGCAAGCCGGTCGGCGTCTTCGAAACACATGGCGATGCGCCGCGCGTTTTGATCGCCAATTCCAACCTCGTGCCGCATTGGGCGACGTGGGAGCACTTCAACGCGCTCGATCGCGCCGGGCTGATGATGTACGGCCAGATGACCGCAGGGTCCTGGATCTACATCGGCACGCAGGGCATCGTGCAAGGCACGTTCGAGACCTTCGCCGAGGCCGGCCGCCAGCATTTCGGCGGAGACCTGTCGGGGCGCTGGATCCTGACGGCCGGGCTCGGCGGCATGGGCGGCGCGCAGCCGCTGGCCGGGGTCTTCGCCGGCGCCTGCGTGCTGGCCGTGGAATGTCAGCCCAGCCGCATCGAGAAGCGTCTGGAAACCGGCTACGTGGACCAGAAGGCGGACACGCTGGACGAGGCGCTGAGCATCATCCGCCGTGCCTGCGACGAAAAGCGCGCGGTCAGCGTCGCGCTGCTGGGCAACGCGGCGGAGGTCTTCCCCGAGCTGGTCCGGCGCGGCATCAAGCCCGACATCGTCACCGATCAAACCAGCGCGCACGATCCGTCCAACGGCTATCTTCCCGCCGGCTGGACGCTGGCCGAGTGGCAGGCCAAGCGGGAAGCGG includes the following:
- a CDS encoding serine hydrolase domain-containing protein, yielding MPGRHGGGTVTGMNVVSPAAAAGFEPAALADAVAFAQAHDSPFPRDIRAHLDAGYFEAPPDNAVLGTVVPRGAPNGLLMRGGGLAVRWGDTRQADMTFSVAKSYLALLAGIALGDGLIADLDDTVSSSVDDPAFAGPRNGAITWTMLLNQTSEWEGTLFGKADRIDRGRDLQREGKGQKGIDRPLQAPGSYWEYNDVRVNALALALLHRFRRPLPEVFAERLMRPMGASVDWRWEGYSTSFVEIDGQRMPSVSGGGHWGGGVVTHAEDQALIGQLMLQDGLWDGKRLLPAGWVRRCTTPSALHGDYGLLWWLNAGGRYPGASRESYFAQGAGGNVIWIDPAHDVVGVFRWLDPAALPEALARFTAALR
- a CDS encoding dipeptidase, with the translated sequence MTEAELHAATLSIDTHVDIPWPEPPDPRTMTRRCVDYPKMEAGGLNAVVFAAYLPQGPLTPEAHAAAATRAEAMLRSIRDTAAGPGRRIASRADEVEAAFQAGETAVLLAVENGYGLGDSIEALTLWRELGICYLTLTHNGHNLLSDSAIALPALGDAPSRHGGLSALGRAAVARMNDLGILVDVSHVAKTGMMQAVALSRTPVVATHTCCRALRDHPRNLDDEQLDALKASGGLAQITAVPAFLRNADGDGRYRASVTDIVDHVDYAVRRIGLDHVGLSSDFDGGGGVDGWRNAAETGNLTAELARRGYDASQIGQLWSGNFLRLMRQAEAAAAA
- a CDS encoding formimidoylglutamate deiminase; translated protein: MPRYHAASALLPGGWAADVAIACDPSGMILSAVPGQNPDGAERLSGVVIPGVPNLHSHAFQRAMAGLGERRSPSEARDAEGGEDSFWTWRQTMYRFVRKLTPEDAQAVAAQLYVECLEWGFTSVAEFHYLHHQPDGTPYDAPAEMALRHLEAARQAGIGLTMLPSLYRHGGIFGKDPSPGQKRFLNDLDGFWRIVEDVRGAMAGDPAFGLGLAPHSLRAVTPGMLAEVSRFDGPIHIHAAEQPREVAECEATTGARPVQWLLDNMPLDARWCLIHATHMTDAEAAALARTGSVAGLCPSTEASLGDGIFNYPAWAKAGGRFGFGTDSHVGTSPRDEMRQLETSQRLARHTRSVVTDGNRPHPGRNLLDAALSGGAQVSGRRIGAIAPGCRCDLVELDDGHPALTGLAGDTLLDAWVFSGQGNPVRRVVVGGREVVRDGRHVARSAIARQFAAAMRRLAD
- the hutC gene encoding histidine utilization repressor; the encoded protein is MSLLTDPTAPRYQQIKDFILERMRSGEWSAEHRVPSENELVKLTGHSRVTVGRALRELADAGLLKRVQGVGTFVAGGPPQSALLELRDIAEDIAGRGHVHTAIVQALDSRTADEALALAFGVAPGSLLFHSRLVHCEDGVPVQLEDRLVNPLIAPAYLRQDFRRTTPYAHLMAAAPAERVEHVVEATRADAATAAALDIDPTEPCLLIHRRTWSRRMVATRAWLFHPGSRFRLGGAF
- the hutU gene encoding urocanate hydratase — protein: MQDRFRNAPAIRAPRGNSLSARQWTTEAAMRMLMNNLDDEVAESPGELVVYGGIGRAARDWDSYERIIGTLKRLSDTQTLLVQSGKPVGVFETHGDAPRVLIANSNLVPHWATWEHFNALDRAGLMMYGQMTAGSWIYIGTQGIVQGTFETFAEAGRQHFGGDLSGRWILTAGLGGMGGAQPLAGVFAGACVLAVECQPSRIEKRLETGYVDQKADTLDEALSIIRRACDEKRAVSVALLGNAAEVFPELVRRGIKPDIVTDQTSAHDPSNGYLPAGWTLAEWQAKREADPAGVASAAKRSMVAHVQAMLDFKDMGSAVLDYGNNIRQMAKDEGLAKAFDFPGFVPAYIRPLFCRGVGPFRWVALSGDPEDIRKTDAKVKELIPDDTHLHRWLDMADARIKFQGLPARICWVGLGQRHRLGLAFNEMVAKGELSAPVVIGRDHLDSGSVASPNRETEAMRDGSDAVSDWPLLNALLNTASGATWVSLHHGGGVGMGYSQHAGMVIVADGTEDAARRLRRVLWNDPATGVMRHADAGYDIAIDCAREQGLDLPMIGGGR